The Sulfolobus sp. A20 genomic interval ACGTTGTAGGTATTAACATTGATAATGTAACGTTCTACCTAAACGGAGTTCCCATATATACTTCACGTACAAATGGTACTATAACCTTCCAGTTAGATACTTCTAAATATCCAGATGGAAATTACAAGTTAACTGTAATAGCCTATCAGACTGATGGACTTTATGCCTCATATACTATTAATATAAACTTTTACAATAACTTAAAGGAAGTTAAATCAGATATAACTACCTTATCATCAAACATAAGTAACGTATCAAATGAGTTAGATAATTACGTCACTATATTATCAAGTAAAGCTATGATGGATGAAATCATAGGTATAATTGGCATAGTTGTTGGAATAGTAGCTATCATAATAGCTGTGCTATTAACTAGGAGAAGGAAATAAAACAACTAAAAATAGCTTAAAAATTTTTACTTCCTTTTTCTTAATGATATTATTATAGCGACACCTAGTACTATCAATATTACGATTGCAATTATGAAATAATAGTTAGGATAAACAACTAGCTTTTCGTATATTGGACCATTCACCACGATTTTTTCTCCGGGTGAAACATTATAAGTGCCTATAAACTTACCTTGTTCATAAATGGGCAGATTAATCTTTAAAGAAATTTGTGAGCCTTGAGGAATCCAGTTTGTCCCATTAAACTGTAATTTTTGACCATTAACTGCTCCTATCACTGTTTGAGTGGAATTTATTTCTACTCTGTACTGTTTAATAAATCCTACATTTATAGTCATAGGACTCTTCACAATGATAGGTAAACTGGGATAAGTGTTGTTAACTACTAATCTTTCTCCACTGGAAATATAATAAGTATAATTAACGAGATTAATATTACTATTCTGAACTACCCATATTGGCTTATTCGTCAAGGTTAAATTGCCATTAACGTTTAGCAAAACGGGTATATTAGAATTTATCTTAATTAAATAATAGTATGTGTATTTAGGAGTAATTGACACATTTCTAAAATTATTAGATGATGAAATTGTTATGTTAGATGTAGGATAAGAGAGTAAGACGAAAGATGAAGAATTCACTGAGTAATTTTTGTAGAAAAATATTGTAAGTGGTGAAGTTATATACCCAGTATAATTTGTTGTTAAAAATGTATTGTTAATAAGGAATGGTATCTTACTGCTTATGTTGACGAATGTAAATCCTGGAATATAAGGATGGAAGTTATCAGTTAATAAGCCATAGTTCGGATTTCCTAAACTAACATAAGCATCTCCATTATTTGCCAGAGTAACTTGTAAATCATTAGCGGATTCCTCAGTATCGAAACCATAATTGTAAACGGTGTCAAAAGGTACGAACTGTTTATCTGAGAAGTAGAATAAGCCCAAATATGATGACATTTTTTGGAAAGTGGTAGATTCTCCATTGCCATAACCTCCCCATACTAACTCTGCATCAAGCAGATTTCCTAGATACGTTATAATACCAACGCTAGCGTTAGGAGTCATAGAATCATTAATTACTATATAAGCTGTCTGTAAATTTTGAATAGGTATAAAAACACTGTCGTATGTAACAGGATTTGGAGGTAATATTTTTCCGTTCTGAAGAATAACATAAGAGAAATTGATTTTTACTCCAGAAGAATTATAGTTTTCGCTTATTAAGAAGTAAAAAGCAAAAGGAAAAGTATAGTTTATTTCAGGCGTTCCGTATGCGTAATAACTAGAATGATAAAAAACGTTTAATAATGGATAAGTCTCCCCATTACCACTAACGTTGGAAATTCCTGCAAATGGATTTGTTGCATTCCAAATGTTATCAACGAAATTCATCCGACTTTCATTAGTTAGAAATTCAGCCACGTTTTGAAGCCAAAAATAATACAAGTTTCCCTCTGAAGTGTTAGCCATAAGCATAACGTTAAGTTGCAATGAAGCACCATAAGGGTAATCAGACGATGCATTATAAGCTAGTAAGTCTGTTATATTAACATAACCTAGGACTGCTCTAGTAAATATAGGTCCATTATTCGTTGATATACCAGTAGGTAAAGAAAGGACCGGCATTGAAGATAACAGTATGAAAGCTACCAAAATGAGGATAGAACTTACCTTCTGCATCGTTCCGAAATTAGATTTTTTACACTTAAAAAGGTTATCTAAATATTGTTTACGCTAAACTTTCCATAAAATTTAACTAAAGCATATAAAGCTACTACATTAGAATTCAACTTGATGAATTTTTCATTAACGTTAGTCGGAATATCATAATAACTTAAATGAATTCTTGGATTGATTGTAACTCCTTCAATACCAGCGCTGATAGATATTTGAACTTTAATATTCGCTTTATACTTACTTAATGAAATACTGACTCTATAATCTTTTCCCTCTAATAATTTAATATATTCTTCCTCCTCACTTTTCAACTCTTTCATTACGTCATCGAGTTCATTAGGCAAAACCAACTTCATGTAGTTATATAATATTGACTTCCTATCAATCCTTAATGTACTTTTACTCTGTAGCAGTTTCCTACCAATATTTTTCATATAATCGTTACATAGTTTAACGTAACTTTCACCATAACCTACATTACAATAACTCGCAATAAACACTTTACTTAACGCCTCTCCTAACAATGCTGGCTCGTAATAATATATTACTTTCCCGTCCCTTATAGCCCTCTCTACATATTCACTAACATGAGACTTAGGATTATCAGAAAAGAGATCTGGAAGAGTCTCATTTTTCCCCTCAATACCACTTACTAAAACCTTACCCCCTGCTTTACTTACTATATCAACTACTCTTGCTACAGGTCCCTTATCCTCTCGCTTTTCAATTATATAACTTACATCTACTCCTTCAGCATATAGATTCCTTAGTGCATCGTCTAAGTTGTCGTATTCTGGAGTTTTTGGAGTTAAGGTTACAACTAAATACTTCAAAACACTTGAATCGTTGGTATTACTCTCCTTTCCCCTAATTAGCCTTCCTAGCCTTTGATAGAATCTCAAGGGACTTTGAGGAACATCAGTCATAATTAAGAGTTTAGCTTCTGGTATATCGATCCCTTCTTCTCCAACTAATGTAGATATTATAACATCTACATTTCCCTTCCTAGCATCTTGAACTAGCTTAAGCCTTTCATATCTTGAGAGATCACCAGTTAGCACTTTAGCCTTAACGTTGAAACTAGATACTACCTTTTCAAATTCGTACGCAGTTGACTTTCTAGAGGTAAATATCAAAACTGGTTTAAATTCCTCAACCTTATATATGTTTAAAACGTCCTTCAAAGCTCTAGTCTTGTGACTTAATTCCCTCTGTTCACAAAGAGTTTCTATTATTGGAGTTTCTTC includes:
- a CDS encoding thermopsin family protease, yielding MQKVSSILILVAFILLSSMPVLSLPTGISTNNGPIFTRAVLGYVNITDLLAYNASSDYPYGASLQLNVMLMANTSEGNLYYFWLQNVAEFLTNESRMNFVDNIWNATNPFAGISNVSGNGETYPLLNVFYHSSYYAYGTPEINYTFPFAFYFLISENYNSSGVKINFSYVILQNGKILPPNPVTYDSVFIPIQNLQTAYIVINDSMTPNASVGIITYLGNLLDAELVWGGYGNGESTTFQKMSSYLGLFYFSDKQFVPFDTVYNYGFDTEESANDLQVTLANNGDAYVSLGNPNYGLLTDNFHPYIPGFTFVNISSKIPFLINNTFLTTNYTGYITSPLTIFFYKNYSVNSSSFVLLSYPTSNITISSSNNFRNVSITPKYTYYYLIKINSNIPVLLNVNGNLTLTNKPIWVVQNSNINLVNYTYYISSGERLVVNNTYPSLPIIVKSPMTINVGFIKQYRVEINSTQTVIGAVNGQKLQFNGTNWIPQGSQISLKINLPIYEQGKFIGTYNVSPGEKIVVNGPIYEKLVVYPNYYFIIAIVILIVLGVAIIISLRKRK
- a CDS encoding DEAD/DEAH box helicase, with protein sequence MLEEFEEIVRKKLGFEIYAYQKSISQEIMKSLDTNRFVVVSMPTGSGKTLIEVFIAYYLIKKGHNVIILEPTRLLCDQMYHRFWKRIFESDSGVEYEGDCKSFEEGKRVIVSTPFTTSKCIGNAEALIVDEVHHAFGDIRYEQTLADLEPKYLVGFTALLPSYKKYMVDPRLVENLGNPLFLTYDFKALSGIDPTFKLPKAIADIFDAEFNSLEDNVYENFFRGKINGDKNTLKFLEITLYTYGKEAFCESYNRLLGKVEETPIIETLCEQRELSHKTRALKDVLNIYKVEEFKPVLIFTSRKSTAYEFEKVVSSFNVKAKVLTGDLSRYERLKLVQDARKGNVDVIISTLVGEEGIDIPEAKLLIMTDVPQSPLRFYQRLGRLIRGKESNTNDSSVLKYLVVTLTPKTPEYDNLDDALRNLYAEGVDVSYIIEKREDKGPVARVVDIVSKAGGKVLVSGIEGKNETLPDLFSDNPKSHVSEYVERAIRDGKVIYYYEPALLGEALSKVFIASYCNVGYGESYVKLCNDYMKNIGRKLLQSKSTLRIDRKSILYNYMKLVLPNELDDVMKELKSEEEEYIKLLEGKDYRVSISLSKYKANIKVQISISAGIEGVTINPRIHLSYYDIPTNVNEKFIKLNSNVVALYALVKFYGKFSVNNI